The Desulfonauticus submarinus genome includes the window GTCAACATAAGCTATTTTTTTTCTAATTTTCCAAATGGAATTAGAAGTAACTGGTTCTCCATAAAAAATAATCTTCCCTTTATCAGGCTGCTTAAATCCAAGTGCTAATTCAAATAACGTACTTTTCCCACAACCAGACTTTCCAATCAAAACAATTTTTTCATTAGAAGAAACTTTAAAATTAAAATTAGAAAATATTATTTTATCTTTAAATTTTAAATCAATGTTTTTAAATTCTAACATCTATTTATCCATTATCTTGTCTTTAAAAGTATATGAACTTTTTTAAAACAAAAATTCATTACTACATTAAGTCCCTTTTCTTTTGCCAAATTATAAGCATCTTGACTAATAATCCCTTCTTGCATCCAAATATTAGAAACACCTTTTTGCAAAGCTTGATAAATAATTTCCTTAACAGCCTCTGGCTTTCTAAAAATTACAGCCGTATCTATAGAAAAAGGAATATCCAAAAGAGAGGGATAACATTTTTGTCCTAGAATTTCTGTCTGTCCTGGGTTTACAGGCACAACTTTAAACTCTTGTTTTAAAAGATAAGCAAAGACTTGATGACTAGGACGCTCTTTTTTAGGACTAGCACCAATTATAGCTAAACTTTTTGTCGCTTTGACAATATCAAATGCTTCTTGTGGCACTTGACTATAATCAGGTAAAACACATTCTTGAACCATGATTCTACTCCTTTGTTAAAATCCAATTTTAATCTTTTTTTTCTCTATAAATCAACTAAATACTTTCTTGTCTCATTTTTAAAAAGCCAATATAATAAGTTTATGAAAGAATTTATTTTTGTTTATGGTACATTAATGGCTAAAATCAACCACAAAATGCACTTTAAATTTCGCCAATACACATCCTTTGTAGGACAAGGATTTACCTATGGAAAACTTTATCTTGTTTCCTATTACCCTGCTTTAATCTTAGATAATTCTCAAAAAAATATAGTAAAAGGAGAAGTTTACCAAATAGAAAACCACAATCTTTTCAAATGGTTAGACAAATATGAAGGATTATTTGACAAACCTCCTCTCTATTTTAAACAAAAGATAAAAGTCTTTTTATATCCTAAACAAGTCTCTCTTTTAGCCTGGTGTTATATTTATGCTCGCTCTAGTAAAAAACTAATATTTCTTGAAAAAGGAGATTTTTATTTTTTTTGGCAAAATAGTCATGCTAGTTAAAAACAAAATAAATTCAAATACCTTGACTAATAAAAATTTAGAACCAATATTTAATATTTAAACACCAAACCTAGAAACTCAGGTGAGGGGGGAGGAAAACATATGGCTCAAAAAATCAAAATAGGCATTGTTGGAGTTGGCAACTGTGCCAGTGCGCTGATCCAGGGAATTTATTACTATAAAAATAAACAGCCTGAAGATGCTATTGGTTTAATGCATTGGGAAATAGGAGGATATAAGCCGTTTGATATCGAAATAAGAGCAGCCTTTGATATTGATGCAAGAAAAGTAGGAAAAGATGTTAGTGAGGCAATATTTAGTCCTCCAAACTGTACAACAATCTTTTGTCCCAACATACCGCTTATAGGGACAAAGGTCCAAATGGGACAAATCTTAGATGGATTTTCAGAACACATGAAAAATTATGATGCCAAATACACATTTGTTCTTTCTGATGCGCCTCAGTTATCTCAAGAAGAAGTAGTAAATATTTTAAAAGAAAACCAAGTTGAAGTTCTTTTAAATTATCTGCCTGTTGGTTCTGAAGAAGCCACAAAATTCTATGCTGACTGCGCTCTAAAAGCTGGGTGTGCATTTGTAAATAATATTCCAGTATTTATTGCCAGCAACCCTAAATGGGCTTCTAAATTTAAAAATGCAGGCTTGCCAATTATTGGAGACGATATCAAATCCCAAGTAGGAGCAACTATTGTCCATAGAATTTTGGTTGATCTATTTAAAAAACGAGGAGTAAAATTAGAAAAGACATATCAATTAAATACAGGCGGAAACACTGACTTTTTAAACATGTTAAACAGAACTAGATTAGCTTCAAAAAAAGAATCAAAAACAGAAGCTGTACAAGCAGTTACTGCTAAACGCCTAGTAGATGAAAATATACATGTAGGGCCAAGCGATTATGTTGCTTGGCAAAAAGACAATAAGATAGCGTTTATCAGATTGGAGGGAAAATTGTTTGGAGATGTACCTATGAATCTAGAACTCAGATTGTCAGTAGAAGATTCACCTAATTCTGCAGGCGTGGCTATAGATGCAATTAGATGCGCAAAACTAGCTCTAGATAGGAAGCAAGGAGGAGCTCTTGTAGAGCCTTCTGCTTATTTCTGTAAACATCCACCGATACAATTTACTGATGACCAAGCCAGAAAACTAGTAGAAGACTTTATAAATGCGTAAATAAAGTTGATAAAGCTATTATATTAACTTAGGATTAAAAATAAAATCAAGGATATTTTTATGATTCCATTAAAAGACTCTATTCCTCATAGAGAAACCCCTTTTGTAAATTACTTTATTATTGCGTTAAATTGTTTAGTGTTTTTATATGAAACTTCTCTTTCCCCTGCGGAACTAGAAACACTTTTCCACAACTTTGGACTTGTTCCTGCAAGATATACTCATCCTGTATGGGCAATGTTTACAGGATTATCCCCTCATAATTACTTGCCTTTTTTTACCAACATTTTTCTTCACGGCGGTTGGTTCCATCTTATTTCTAATATGTGGGCCTTGTTTATATTTGGAGACAATGTAGAAGATAGATTAGGCCATAAACGCTATTTATTATTTTATTTATTATGTGGAATAGGAGCTAATTTATGCCATTTTATGCTCAATGCAGATTCTACTCTCCCAACTGTAGGGGCATCTGGTGCAATTTCTGGAATAATGGGAGCCTACCTCATTCTTTTTCCATTTTCTAGAATTATTACTTTAATTCCTATTTTTTTCTTGCCTTATTTTATTGAAATACCTGCATTTTTCTATTTAATTGCCTGGTTTTTTATGCAAGTATTTTCTGGTGTATTTAGCCTAGCTAATCCTTATGCATCTTCAAATATTGCATTCTTTGCCCACATAGGAGGTTTTATTATTGGAATAGTGTTATTACCTTTATTTAAAAACAAAAATTATAGAACATGGTATCCAGATGAGATTTATTTTAATGTTTAAAAATAAAAAATAAGGAGAAAATTATGCATTACATGGATTTATTTTGGCTATTTTTTATTTTATCAGCCCTTCAACCCATTTTAAAACAAAAAATGCTAGAAGCAGCCAGACAAAGACTTATTGCCAAAATTGAAAAACAACGAAAATCAAGAGTTATTCTTTTAATTCATAGGCAAGAAACCATGAGTTTACTCGGGTTTCCTGTATTTCGTTATATTGATATTCAAGACTCAGAAGAAGTTTTACGGGCAATTCATTTAACAGATCCAACAGTTCCTCTAGACATAGTTTTACATACTCCTGGAGGATTGGTCTTAGCCTCCCTTCAAATTGCAAGAGCCTTAAAAAAACATAAAGGAAAAGTAACTGTATTCGTTCCTCATTATGCAATGAGCGGAGGCACAATGATAGCTTTAGCTGCCGATGAAATTGTAATGACAAACTCTTCTGTTTTAGGGCCTATTGATCCTCAACTCGGCCAATATCCTGCAGCATCTTTGCTTAGAACAACTGAAAAAAAGCCTGTAGATAAATTAGAAGATCAAACTCTCATCATGGCTGACATGGCCAAAATGGCAATTAAACAAGTAGAAGAAGCTGCTTATGACTTACTTATCAAAAATTATCCTCAAGAAAAGGCTAAAGAACTAGCTAAAATTTTATCTGAGGGGAGATGGACACATGATTATGCTATTACATTTGAAGAAGCTCAAAAATTAGGTTTAAAAGTTAATAACAATATGCCCCAGGAAATTTTGCAACTTTTAAGTCTTTATCCCCAACCAGTGAAAAAAGTTCCCAGCGTGGAATATCTTCCAATACCTAAAAAAGACATTTCTTCAAAATAACAAAATTAAATGTACTCTTTATTAAAACTTGTTAGGAAAGGGGTAGTCCCCTTTCCTAACAAAACAAATAACAAATATGATATTTTCCTATCAATAATTTTGTGAATAAATTATTCAAAAAAACTAAAATAAAAAAACTATCTAAAAAACTACAACTTTTAAATTTTTATCAATTTATACTCTATAATTATCACCTATATCCTTAAAAAAAATCAAAGAAAAAATTCAAAATTATCTAAAAAACTTACAACTTAATTTAAGCAACCAACTTCTTTCTTTCCTTGACCTCTATAATAATTCGGTATAAAAAATTATATTTATTAAAATTTTAATCTGGGGGATATAATGCCAAGACTCTGTGTAAATGTAGATCATGTCGCAACTTTAAGGCAAGCTCGATTGGGTATAGAGCCAGATCCTCTTACTGCAGCTCATATGGCAGAAATTGCAGGAGCAAGTGGAATTATAGTCCATTTACGAGAAGATAGGCGCCATATCCAAGATCAAGATGTTTACAACCTTAAACAAAGTTTAAAGACTCATCTCCATTTAGAAATGGCTGCTACTCCAGAAATGCAACAAATAGCTTTACGCATAGAACCATATATGATTTGCTTAGTTCCTGAAAAAAGGCAGGAACTAACCACCGAAGGTGGCCTAAACTGTCTTGCTCAAACAGAACACCTAAAAAAATATCTTTTACCTTTTAAAGAAAAAAAAATTTTGACCAGTCTTTTTATTGACGCTGATATAGAACAAATTAAGGCAGCACAACAAATAGGAGCAGATTATATAGAAATACACACTGGTCATTATGCTGATGCAAGTTGTTATACAGAACAAAAAAAAGAATTTGACAGAATATTAAAAGCTATTGAATACGCTCAATCTCTAGGCCTAAAAGTAAATTTAGGACATGGGTTAAATTATCACAATATTTTAGCTTTTGCTAAAGTAAGAGGAATCGAAGAATATTCTATTGGACATAGCATTATTTCCAGAGCAATATATGTAGGTATTTCTAAGGCTGTGGAACAGATGGTTCAAATAATAAATAAATTTTTAGATTAAAATGATCTTAGGGATTGGATTAGATGTAGTTGAAGTAACAAGAATAGAAAAAATCTATTCTCGTTATAAAGCTCACTTTATCAAAAAAATATTAACTCCAAAAGAAAAAGAAAAAATAAGCAAACCAGAGGTTCTATATTTAGCATCAAGATTTGCTGTTAAAGAAGCTGTAGTAAAAGCTATTGGAACAGGATTTAGAGCAGGAATAGGCTTTCAAGATATTGAAGTAGTAAATTCCTCTGATGGTAAGCCAAATATAATTTTAAAAAACAAGGCCCTTGAGGCCTTTAAAAATATGGGAGGCAAATTCATTCATGTTTCTATTACTCATACCAAATTAATAGCATCAGCAGTAGTAATTATTGAAAATTAAATATTTAGAAATGAGATGTCCAAAAGCGAATAATAATAGTCGCTAAAAAAGAGAGGTTATTTATATGTTTCAACCATTACCTACCCCCAAAGAAATGGCAATGTGGGATAAGATGGCAATAGAAGATTTCAACATCTTACCAGAAATCTTAATGGAAAATGCCAGTCAAGAAGCTCTTTATATTTTAAGAGAACAATTCCCTTCCTTAAAAGGAAAAACTGCTCTTATCTTTGCAGGCTCTGGGAATAATGGTGGTGATGGTTTTGCTTTGGCCAGACATTTGGTCAACCATGAAGTAAAAGTCATGATTTTACACTCCAAAAGACAAAAAGAATATCGAGGGACTACTGCAGGATACCACCTAAAACTAGCCAAAAAAATGGATATTCCATTAATGCACTTACCTGAATATAATATGGATTTCTTACCTCAGGTAGATATTGTAGTAGATGGGTTATTAGGCACTGGCTTTAAAGGACATTTAAGATCTGAATATGAAAAATGGATAAAAAAAATCAACAAAATTGGAGAAAAGGCTTTTGTCTTATCCTTAGATATTCCTTCTGGACTAAATGGGGAAACAGGAAATCCTTCTCCTTTAGCTGTAAAAGCTGATGTAACAATCACATTTGAAGAAGCAAAATTGGGTCTTTTTTTACCACCAGCCAAACCCTATGTAGGAACATTAAAAATAGGAAAAATCGGTATACCCAAAAAAATAAAAATAGAAAATCCGTGCACCCATTATGCACTAACCCATAAAATCTTAAATTTACTTTCCCTTCCTCCAAGTACTTTACATAAAGGTAAAGCAGGACATGTCTTAATAATAGGCGGATCTCCAGGACTTTGCGGAGCCCCTCAGCTAGCTGCCCTAGGAGCCTTAAGAAGTGGGGCTGGACTGGTTACAGTAGCATGTCCTCAATCTTTAAAGACTGAAGTAAAAGGATGTTTCCCAGAAATAATGACTTTATTTGTTAACAATTCAGACTCTTATCTTGGACCGGAAACATTAGAAATTATTAAAGAAAATCTCTTTAAGTTTAAAGCTGTTGTATTTGGACCAGGGCTGGGAAGAAATAAATCTTGTCTTGAATTATTAAAATCATATCTTTGCTTAGAAAACTACCCTCTTACTGTATTTGATGCTGATTCGCTATATTTTTTCGCATCTTATCCTGAATTATTTGATATGATAAAAAACAAAAATGAAGTCATTTTTACCCCCCATCCTGGAGAAATGGCTAGATTCTTTGGAAATAAAGCAGAAGATATCAATCAACAACGCGCAAAATATGCTTATGAATTTGTAAATAAGTATAAAGTTAATCTTATCCTAAAAGGCGCAGCAACCATTGTAGCTGTGCCAGGAAAACCACTTTATATTTCCCCTTTTGCTACTCCTAACTTAGCTTTAGGAGGCTCTGGCGATATTTTAGCAGGTATTTTAGGCTCTCTTTTGGCACAAGGTTATTCTCCTTTAAATGCTGCCTGTTTAGGTGTGTATATGCATGGTCTAACAGGACAATATTTAGGAGAAAAGTATCCATATCGCGGCAATTTAGCGCAAGATATTGCCAATTCTCTTCCTCTTGTATTGGCCAAAGTAATTAAGCAAAGTAATTAATTATAAAAATATGAAAATAAACAATCTTAATCTAAACAAAACACAAAAACTTGCTCACCTTTTAGGAAATATATTTTCTTTAACAAATAAATGGCCTATTATTCTCTTAGAAGGAACCTTAGGGGCTGGAAAAACAACCTTTGTACGTTTTTTTGTAGAAAATTTCCCTCAAGGAGAATTGGCAGAGGTCGGCAGCCCTAGTTTTAATATTTTAAATCTCTATCCCACTATTCCAGAAATAGCTCATCTAGATCTATATCGTCTTTCATCGCTGGGATGGGATGATTTTTTGGAGGAAATTATTTTTGATCCATTTAAAATTAAATTGATTGAATGGAGTAATTTTTTACCTAAATCTATTCAATTAGAAGACTATCTAAAAATCTCTATTCAAATAGAAAAAAATTTACGCACTTTTAGCTTTACGGCCAAAGGAAGTGGACGTAAAATACTTTCTCAACTCAATGTTTAGGGAAGAGGTAAAAAACTAATGGAAATTATAGTTCAAAAATTTGGAGGAACTTCTGTAGCCAACCTAGAGTGCATGCAAAAAGTTAAAGAAAAGGTTTTAAAACCTTTAAAAGAAGGGAAAAAAGTAGCCATTGTATTGTCTGCCATGGCCGGAGAGACAAATCGTCTTATAGAAATGGCTAAAAAATGGTCAAAATATCCTGACCCAGCTGAAATGGATGTACTTGTATCTACAGGGGAACAAGTTTCTATAGCTCTTTTTACCATGTTATTAAAAGATGCAGGGATTAAAGCACGCTCATTACTAGGATATCAAATTCCTATTCGTACTGATAGGGATTTTGGAAGAGCAAGAATCTTAGATATTGATGAAGAAAAATTAAGAAATTACTTCAAAAATTATGATGTATTAGTAGTAGCTGGGTTTCAAGGATGTGACTGTGAGAACAGAATAACTACTTTAGGAAGAGGCGGATCTGATACAAGCGCTGTAGCTTTAGCAGCTGCTTTAAAGGCAAAAGTGTGTGAAATCTACACAGATGTGGATGGCGTGTATACAACAGATCCAAACATTTGTTCTTCTGCTCGCAGAATTGACAAAATTGCTTATGATGAAATGCTTGAAATGGCGAGTATGGGAGCCAAGGTGCTTCAAATTCGCTCTGTAGAGTTTGCAAAAAAATATAATGTGCCTATTCTAGTCCGCTCTACTTTTAAAGATGGCCCTGGCACATTAGTAACTAAGGAGGATCCAAATATGGAAGCTGCTATGGTCTCTGGTATTGCCTATGATAAAGACCAAGCCAGAGTAACGTTAGTAGATGTTTATGATCGACCAGGTGTGGCGGCAAATATATTTGAGCCAATTGCTGCTGCAGGAATAGTAGTAGATATGATTGTCCAAAATCCAAGTAGAAATGGCTCTACAGACATGACATTTACTGTTCCAAGAGGAAAT containing:
- a CDS encoding CoA-binding protein, which gives rise to MVQECVLPDYSQVPQEAFDIVKATKSLAIIGASPKKERPSHQVFAYLLKQEFKVVPVNPGQTEILGQKCYPSLLDIPFSIDTAVIFRKPEAVKEIIYQALQKGVSNIWMQEGIISQDAYNLAKEKGLNVVMNFCFKKVHILLKTR
- a CDS encoding gamma-glutamylcyclotransferase family protein, with product MKEFIFVYGTLMAKINHKMHFKFRQYTSFVGQGFTYGKLYLVSYYPALILDNSQKNIVKGEVYQIENHNLFKWLDKYEGLFDKPPLYFKQKIKVFLYPKQVSLLAWCYIYARSSKKLIFLEKGDFYFFWQNSHAS
- a CDS encoding inositol-3-phosphate synthase, translating into MAQKIKIGIVGVGNCASALIQGIYYYKNKQPEDAIGLMHWEIGGYKPFDIEIRAAFDIDARKVGKDVSEAIFSPPNCTTIFCPNIPLIGTKVQMGQILDGFSEHMKNYDAKYTFVLSDAPQLSQEEVVNILKENQVEVLLNYLPVGSEEATKFYADCALKAGCAFVNNIPVFIASNPKWASKFKNAGLPIIGDDIKSQVGATIVHRILVDLFKKRGVKLEKTYQLNTGGNTDFLNMLNRTRLASKKESKTEAVQAVTAKRLVDENIHVGPSDYVAWQKDNKIAFIRLEGKLFGDVPMNLELRLSVEDSPNSAGVAIDAIRCAKLALDRKQGGALVEPSAYFCKHPPIQFTDDQARKLVEDFINA
- a CDS encoding rhomboid family intramembrane serine protease is translated as MIPLKDSIPHRETPFVNYFIIALNCLVFLYETSLSPAELETLFHNFGLVPARYTHPVWAMFTGLSPHNYLPFFTNIFLHGGWFHLISNMWALFIFGDNVEDRLGHKRYLLFYLLCGIGANLCHFMLNADSTLPTVGASGAISGIMGAYLILFPFSRIITLIPIFFLPYFIEIPAFFYLIAWFFMQVFSGVFSLANPYASSNIAFFAHIGGFIIGIVLLPLFKNKNYRTWYPDEIYFNV
- a CDS encoding SDH family Clp fold serine proteinase, producing the protein MHYMDLFWLFFILSALQPILKQKMLEAARQRLIAKIEKQRKSRVILLIHRQETMSLLGFPVFRYIDIQDSEEVLRAIHLTDPTVPLDIVLHTPGGLVLASLQIARALKKHKGKVTVFVPHYAMSGGTMIALAADEIVMTNSSVLGPIDPQLGQYPAASLLRTTEKKPVDKLEDQTLIMADMAKMAIKQVEEAAYDLLIKNYPQEKAKELAKILSEGRWTHDYAITFEEAQKLGLKVNNNMPQEILQLLSLYPQPVKKVPSVEYLPIPKKDISSK
- a CDS encoding pyridoxine 5'-phosphate synthase — translated: MPRLCVNVDHVATLRQARLGIEPDPLTAAHMAEIAGASGIIVHLREDRRHIQDQDVYNLKQSLKTHLHLEMAATPEMQQIALRIEPYMICLVPEKRQELTTEGGLNCLAQTEHLKKYLLPFKEKKILTSLFIDADIEQIKAAQQIGADYIEIHTGHYADASCYTEQKKEFDRILKAIEYAQSLGLKVNLGHGLNYHNILAFAKVRGIEEYSIGHSIISRAIYVGISKAVEQMVQIINKFLD
- the acpS gene encoding holo-ACP synthase — its product is MILGIGLDVVEVTRIEKIYSRYKAHFIKKILTPKEKEKISKPEVLYLASRFAVKEAVVKAIGTGFRAGIGFQDIEVVNSSDGKPNIILKNKALEAFKNMGGKFIHVSITHTKLIASAVVIIEN
- a CDS encoding NAD(P)H-hydrate dehydratase; this encodes MFQPLPTPKEMAMWDKMAIEDFNILPEILMENASQEALYILREQFPSLKGKTALIFAGSGNNGGDGFALARHLVNHEVKVMILHSKRQKEYRGTTAGYHLKLAKKMDIPLMHLPEYNMDFLPQVDIVVDGLLGTGFKGHLRSEYEKWIKKINKIGEKAFVLSLDIPSGLNGETGNPSPLAVKADVTITFEEAKLGLFLPPAKPYVGTLKIGKIGIPKKIKIENPCTHYALTHKILNLLSLPPSTLHKGKAGHVLIIGGSPGLCGAPQLAALGALRSGAGLVTVACPQSLKTEVKGCFPEIMTLFVNNSDSYLGPETLEIIKENLFKFKAVVFGPGLGRNKSCLELLKSYLCLENYPLTVFDADSLYFFASYPELFDMIKNKNEVIFTPHPGEMARFFGNKAEDINQQRAKYAYEFVNKYKVNLILKGAATIVAVPGKPLYISPFATPNLALGGSGDILAGILGSLLAQGYSPLNAACLGVYMHGLTGQYLGEKYPYRGNLAQDIANSLPLVLAKVIKQSN
- the tsaE gene encoding tRNA (adenosine(37)-N6)-threonylcarbamoyltransferase complex ATPase subunit type 1 TsaE; translation: MKINNLNLNKTQKLAHLLGNIFSLTNKWPIILLEGTLGAGKTTFVRFFVENFPQGELAEVGSPSFNILNLYPTIPEIAHLDLYRLSSLGWDDFLEEIIFDPFKIKLIEWSNFLPKSIQLEDYLKISIQIEKNLRTFSFTAKGSGRKILSQLNV
- a CDS encoding aspartate kinase; this translates as MEIIVQKFGGTSVANLECMQKVKEKVLKPLKEGKKVAIVLSAMAGETNRLIEMAKKWSKYPDPAEMDVLVSTGEQVSIALFTMLLKDAGIKARSLLGYQIPIRTDRDFGRARILDIDEEKLRNYFKNYDVLVVAGFQGCDCENRITTLGRGGSDTSAVALAAALKAKVCEIYTDVDGVYTTDPNICSSARRIDKIAYDEMLEMASMGAKVLQIRSVEFAKKYNVPILVRSTFKDGPGTLVTKEDPNMEAAMVSGIAYDKDQARVTLVDVYDRPGVAANIFEPIAAAGIVVDMIVQNPSRNGSTDMTFTVPRGNVEETVKILEKIKDKLGAKEILTDTNVSKVSVIGVGMRNHAGVAAIAFSALKNENINIMIISTSEIKISCLIEEKYTELAVRTLHEAFGLEKEE